One Sulfurovum zhangzhouensis genomic window, ACGACCGTCTGTCGGTCTTCGGCTCGGTGCAACATATGCAGCACTCCAAGGCTTGTTGTCAAGACTTCTAAGCAGGGTAGCAGGGTGGAATGTTCCTGCACCTGCAGGAATATCATACGGTTGTACGATATTACATCCCTGCTCAGCCCAGAACTGCTGAAGTTTTAGTAGTAATTCGCTAAATGTGATAGCATCTTTATTCATAATATTCCTAACTTTTAAAGACTAGAGTCTTACTTCGATCTCAGCAGAGTCAAGCTCTACTTTTTTTGCTTTTGCGATACGGTCTTCTTGAAGTTTTACTCTCAGTTCATCATCTTGCAGTGCCATGATCTGGATCGCAAGGTATGCTGCATTTGTTGCACCTGCTTTTCCGATCGCTACTGTACCTACCGGCATACCAGCAGGCATCATTACCGTACTCAAAAGAGCATCCTCACCTTTAAGCGGTCCGCTCTCCATAGGAACACCCAATACAGGCTTCGTAGTTGTTGCTGCAAGTGCACCTGCCAAGTGTGCTGCCATACCTGCAGCAGCGATAAATACCTGTGCCCCTCTCTCTTCTGCATCTTTGATATAGTTTTTTGTTCTCTCAGGACTTCTATGTGCTGAAGAGATAATCAACTCATACGGTACACCAAACTTTTCAAGTGTAGTAGCACACTCTTTCATTACATCAAAGTCACTCTTGCTTCCCATTACAATCGATACAAATTTCATTTTGTTTTCCTTTTATTTAAAGCTTTTTGGTTTTTCTTTTGGCAAAATGCATATCTCAATGCGACACTTAAATGGTCAAACTCAAATATACATTCCAAAGCCCACTTAGTCACATACCCTGTCTTTTGGCACCATTTTCATAGGGGTAGAGTCTTCTGTCAACCCTTTCTTCTCCAATGCTTCAGCGATACCGCGTCTAAGGATCGTATAGCCAGGAAGTTCTGCGGGGAGAAGGATATCATTCAGGTCACCGCTGTGAATACACTCAAACTCTTTGCCTGAGATGGAAATAAGTTTTTTGAACGTAAGCCAGTATCTACCATCACGTTCTTCGACCTTACCGTATTCATTATCCACCAGTTCTACAGTCGCACCTACAGGAAGCACGATCTCTACCTCATCCCCTATGCAGGTCTTGTCTTTACAACGCCAGGTTTTGCCGTCTTCACTGACCAAAGCAGCGACTTGATGCGTACCGTTTTGGATAGTAAAGTCATGTGATTCGGTATCATTACGTTCAAAAGGACGTGAGATCAAGTATGCATCGCTGAAACCTCTGTTCTGTGTGGTGTTCAGTTCAGCCTGATACTTTTGGGGATCAAATTTTCCCGCATAGTAATCATCGATAGCTGCACGATATGCTTTAGTCACGACTCCCGCATAGTATGGAGACTTGGTACGCCCCTCTATTTTAAGTGAATCGATCACCCCTGAAGCGAGTATTTCATCGACATGTGAAGCCATATTCATATCTTTGGCATTCATGATGTAGGTACCTATACCTTCTTCTTCATCAAGTCTAAACGTCGTACCGCTTTCAGGATTGTGAGCGTAGATCTCATATGGGAAACGGCAGTCATTTGCACAGCTTCCCCTGTTTGGCACACGCCCTGTCTGTATAGCTGAGATCAGACATCTTCCTGAGTAAGCAAAACACATCGACCCATGTACAAAAACCTCCAGTTCAAGATCAGGGAGTACAGACTTGATCGCTTCACAATCTTTAAGACTGATCTCACGTGCCACAATGATACGTGTTACTCCCATGTCATAATAAACCTGTGCATCAAGGGCATTCATTACATTAGCCTGAGTAGAAAGATGGATCGGGATATTGGGAGCAATCTGCTTTGCCATCTTTACGATCCCCGGACTTGAGACGATCAGTGCATCAGGCCCAAGTTCAGCCATCTTTGCGATATGGTTCTCATACAGTTTTACTTGAGAATTAAAAGGGAAGGAATTAATCGTCGTATAGACTTTTTTACCTCTCGCGTGAGCATAATCAATCCCCTCTTTATAGGCATCCATATCAAACTCTTTACCCGAACGAATACGCAAAGAGAAGGTGCTGGTACCGCCATATACGGCATCGGCACCGTAATTAAGAGCGATCTTCATCTTCTCCAGGTTACCTGCAGGTGCTAAAAGTTCTACTTTCTTCTGTTCAGTCATGTTTTGCCTATTTAGGATAATTTTTGCTCTAATTTTACCTAAATAGTAGTAAAAATCTGTTTTTATGTTAAAATTTGCTCCATGAGAATTGACATACACAACCACACAACCCGCTGTAATCACGCGGAAGGAACCATTGATGAATACATCCAAAGAGCCATTGAACTCGGTATTGATGTATATGGGTTTTCCGAGCATGCACCAATGGATTTTGATCCGCATTACAGATTGGCCTTTGAAGAGATGGATGCTTACCGTAATGACATTTTTGAAGCCAGGGAAAAGTATAAAGAGAAGATCGATATCCTCTTTGGTTATGAAGTAGATTATCTACCGGGACATATGGATGAACGTGTATTGGGTGAAGAGGTAGATTACTTCATCGGGTCGGTACACTTCATCGATAAGTGGAGTTTTGACAATCCAGAGTTTTTAAGCGGTTGGAAGGACCGTGATGTCGATGAAATATGGGAAGCATACTTTGAAGCGATCGAAGCAATGGCAAAGTTCGGAAGATTTGATATCGCAGGGCACCTTGACCTTATCAAAGTCTTTAAATACCTTCCAAAACACGACATAAGACTACTTGCCAAAGATGCACTTAAAGCGATTAAAAAAGCCGATATGGTCATGGAACTCAATGCTGCCGGTCTTCGTAAACCGATAGGAGAGATTTATCCTTCCAAACTACTGCTCGAAGAAGCTTATGAACTGGATATTCCGATCACCTTCGGTTCGGATGCACATACCCCTTCTCAGGTCGGATTTGCCTATGAAGAGATCACAGCGCTTGCCAAAGAAGTAGGCTATACAAAAGCAGTCACTTTTAGACAGCGAGACCGTATGTTGGTTACTTTTTAGACAGCAAAAAATCCCCTTAAAAGTTCAAGCTCAAATAATTGATTAATTTTTCATCATAAATACTACCTCCTCTAAATATTTACCTGCTATAATTATTGGATAAATTTTAATTCATGTCAGAGGAGAACCTAATGGGTAAATTTGTGAACAACACAGATGAATTTTACAAATATTGTGAAGAGAACGAAGTAGAGTTTGTAGACTTTAGATTTACAGACATCAAAGGTGCATGGCACCATGTTACATATAGAAATCATGCAGTAAGCGCAGAGATGTTGGAGAACGGTCTTCCATTCGACGGTTCATCAATCGACGCATGGCAGCCGATCGACAAATCAGATATGATCCTTAAGCCGGATGTAGAAACTGCATTCCTTGACCCGTTCACAGCTGACAGTACGATCGTTGTAATCTGTGATGTTTACGATATCTACAAAGGTCAAATGTATGAAAAATGTCCAAGATCAATTGCTAAAAATGCACTAAAATACCTTGATGAAGCAAACATCGGTGATGTAGCATACTTCGGACCTGAAAATGAGTTCTTTGTTTTTGATAACGTAGAGTTCAGAGACGATATCAACTCTGCTTACTACAAAGTTGACACTGAAGAAGGTGGATGGAACTCTGATACAAAATATGAGTATGGTAACATGGCTCACAGACCAGGAACAAAAGGTGGTTACTTCCCGACAATGCCAACAGACTCTATGGTAGACCTTAGAGCTGAAATGATGCTTATCATGGAAGAGATCGGTCTTGAAGTTGTACTTGGACACCACGAAGTTGCTCAAGGTCAAGGTGAGATCGGTATCAAGTTCGGTACATTGGTTGAAGCAGCAGACAACGTACAAAAATACAAATATGTAGTTAAAATGGTAGCTCACCTTAACGGGAAGACTGCTACATTCATGCCAAAACCACTTTATGGAGACAACGGGAACGGAATGCACGTACACCAGTCTATCTGGAAAGACGGTAAAAACATGTTCTACGCACCAGGTGAGTACGGTAACCTAAGTAAAACAGCACTTGACTACCTAAGCGGTATTTTCAAGCACTCAGATGCAGTTGCAGCAATTACAAACCCAAGTACAAACTCTTATAAGAGACTTCTACCAGGATTTGAGGCACCATCTATCTTGACTTATTCAAGCCAAAACAGATCTGCTGCTTGTCGTATCCCATACGGTGCAAGTGAGCCGGCAGTAAGAATCGAGACAAGATTCCCGGATTCAACTGCATGTCCATACCTTGCATTTGCTGCACTTCTTATGGCAGGAATCGACGGTATCAAAAAAGGTGGTTACCCAATCGTTGGACCAATGGATGAAGACCTCTTCGAACTCAGCCTTGATGAGATCAGAGAGAAGAAAATTCCTCAAATGCCACACACGCTTAGAGAAGCA contains:
- a CDS encoding histidinol-phosphatase, with the protein product MRIDIHNHTTRCNHAEGTIDEYIQRAIELGIDVYGFSEHAPMDFDPHYRLAFEEMDAYRNDIFEAREKYKEKIDILFGYEVDYLPGHMDERVLGEEVDYFIGSVHFIDKWSFDNPEFLSGWKDRDVDEIWEAYFEAIEAMAKFGRFDIAGHLDLIKVFKYLPKHDIRLLAKDALKAIKKADMVMELNAAGLRKPIGEIYPSKLLLEEAYELDIPITFGSDAHTPSQVGFAYEEITALAKEVGYTKAVTFRQRDRMLVTF
- the purE gene encoding 5-(carboxyamino)imidazole ribonucleotide mutase; translated protein: MKFVSIVMGSKSDFDVMKECATTLEKFGVPYELIISSAHRSPERTKNYIKDAEERGAQVFIAAAGMAAHLAGALAATTTKPVLGVPMESGPLKGEDALLSTVMMPAGMPVGTVAIGKAGATNAAYLAIQIMALQDDELRVKLQEDRIAKAKKVELDSAEIEVRL
- a CDS encoding peptidase U32 family protein — protein: MTEQKKVELLAPAGNLEKMKIALNYGADAVYGGTSTFSLRIRSGKEFDMDAYKEGIDYAHARGKKVYTTINSFPFNSQVKLYENHIAKMAELGPDALIVSSPGIVKMAKQIAPNIPIHLSTQANVMNALDAQVYYDMGVTRIIVAREISLKDCEAIKSVLPDLELEVFVHGSMCFAYSGRCLISAIQTGRVPNRGSCANDCRFPYEIYAHNPESGTTFRLDEEEGIGTYIMNAKDMNMASHVDEILASGVIDSLKIEGRTKSPYYAGVVTKAYRAAIDDYYAGKFDPQKYQAELNTTQNRGFSDAYLISRPFERNDTESHDFTIQNGTHQVAALVSEDGKTWRCKDKTCIGDEVEIVLPVGATVELVDNEYGKVEERDGRYWLTFKKLISISGKEFECIHSGDLNDILLPAELPGYTILRRGIAEALEKKGLTEDSTPMKMVPKDRVCD
- the glnA gene encoding type I glutamate--ammonia ligase — translated: MGKFVNNTDEFYKYCEENEVEFVDFRFTDIKGAWHHVTYRNHAVSAEMLENGLPFDGSSIDAWQPIDKSDMILKPDVETAFLDPFTADSTIVVICDVYDIYKGQMYEKCPRSIAKNALKYLDEANIGDVAYFGPENEFFVFDNVEFRDDINSAYYKVDTEEGGWNSDTKYEYGNMAHRPGTKGGYFPTMPTDSMVDLRAEMMLIMEEIGLEVVLGHHEVAQGQGEIGIKFGTLVEAADNVQKYKYVVKMVAHLNGKTATFMPKPLYGDNGNGMHVHQSIWKDGKNMFYAPGEYGNLSKTALDYLSGIFKHSDAVAAITNPSTNSYKRLLPGFEAPSILTYSSQNRSAACRIPYGASEPAVRIETRFPDSTACPYLAFAALLMAGIDGIKKGGYPIVGPMDEDLFELSLDEIREKKIPQMPHTLREAVEGLIADNDFLKPVFTEEFITTYQHYQFERQIWPDEGRPTAYEYITTYSC